CTTTAGCCAAAAGAGTCCAGATCGAGCGCCTTAGAGCCGCCACGCTCCAGTTGCTCCAGCAGTCGTGCCAGTTGAGTCCACACCAGCAGTCCAGTCAGAACCGTCAGCGGAATGGCAACCGCGTAGGCCAACTTGGTGGGAAACCCAAAAATTTCCAGCCCCGCCGCCAGAAAGAAGCACACGCCGCCGGAAATTCCTAAAAACGGCACCAAAAGCTGCGGCCCCTGCATATTTGCCAGCGTGCGGGTCGAGCGGTTTTTGTCCCATTCGTTGACTTGCTGCTTGAGGGTTGCCGAAAAGGCCGCACCCGATGCCAGCCCCGCCAACAGCCCCGCCACAAACAAAAAATACGGAGCGCTTGAGTAGTAGTACGGCACAACGGACTCCTTCAGTGCAGATTCAGAGGATGAAACGGAAAAACCAAAAAGAAAATATTCCTTAACATCAATCTAGCCGGAATCGGCACCCTTGGGCGCACTGGTAGGGAGATTTGGGTGACGGGGTGATTTGGGTGACAGGCGAAAGGGACGGAAAGATCGAAAACCGAAAACCAGAACCCCTTCCCTCTTCCCTCTTCCCTCTTCCCTCTTCGTTCTTCCCTCTTCCCTCTTCGTTCTTCCCTCTTCCCTCTTCCCTCTTCCCTCTTCGTTCTTCGTTCTTCATTTCTCCTTCTTCCTCCCTCCACCATTCCAACCCTCCCCTTATCGCTGCTACGGAATCGCCACCGTGTGCAGCAGACGATCGACGATTAGCCGTGCTTTGCGTCCGCCTGCGGGAATCAGGCGATGAGCCAGCACGAACGGGGCCAGATACTTCACGTCGTCGGGGATGGCGTAGTCGCGTCCTTCCAAAAAGGCGATCGCTTGCACGGCCCGATGCAGCGCCACCGTCCCCCGTGGACTCACGCCCAGCAAAATCTCCTCATCCTGCCGCGTCGCCCGCACCAAGCTCAGCATATACTGCTGTAAATGCGGCTCTACATGCACCGCCGCACACTTCTGTCGTAGCGCCTGCACCTCCTCTAGCGACAGGCAGGGGCGCAGCGCTTCGGTGGGCACACTACCACCATCTAGCCGCTGCAACATCTGCAATTCTTCTAGCTCCGTCGGATAGCCCAGGCTCAGCGAGAGGGCAAAGCGATCCATCTGGGCTTCGGGCAGCGGGAAGGTGCCCTGATATTCCACCGGGTTTTGCGTGGCGATGACAAAGAAGGGCGTGGGCACGCGGCGCGACACGCCATCCACCGTCACCTGCTGTTCTTCCATCACTTCTAGCAGAGCAGACTGGGTGCGGGGCGTGGCGCGGTTAATTTCGTCGGCCAGCACCACGTTGGCAAACACGGGCCCCGGCATAAACACAAACTCGCCGCTGCGGGGATTCCAGATATTCGTCCCGGTGACATCCGACGGCAGCAGGTCGGGCGTGCATTGCAGCCGCTGAAACTGGCCGTCGATCGATCGCGCCAGGGACTTGGCTAGCAGCGTTTTGCCCACCCCCGGCACGTCCTCCAGCAGCGCGTGGCCGCCCGAAAACAGCGCCACCAGCACCAGCCGAATCGCCTCCGATTTGCCGACGATGGTGCGTCCCAAATTTTCTACAAGCTGTTCGATGCGGTCTCTCATGATAGGGTGGCGCGGAGTTGCGAAACGCTCTGCTCCATCATGGCAGCGATCGCCCGCAATCGGGCCAGGAATTCTGCGGGTTTTGCCCAAGACTGCCGCGATTTCCCAAGGCCCGGCAATGGCGCTAGGATGATTGGGGATTCATTTTGCAAAACGCTGAACCGTTCACCATGCGAATTCGACGGCGTTGGGTGGGGCTGTGGCTGGCGATCGCGCTGCTGGTAGGGCTAGTAGCGGGGCTGCTGCCAGCGGGGTTTCTGGGGGAATCGCACTCCCGCCCACAGCCCATCGCTTTGCGACCAGCCCTGTCTACGCCTGACATCAACCCCGAACGGCTCTTGAGAGATGTGCAGGCGCTCAGCTTTGTGCGATACGAAGCGGGCGATCGCCAGCGAGCAGCAGAATATATCGAGCGATCGCTGACCGCAGCGGGCTGGCAGGTAGCGCGTCAGCCCTTCGGCGCAGGCGAAATCGCTGGAGAGAACCTGATCGCCACCCGCCCAGACGCGCCGCCGGATCGTCCCAAACTGCTGCTGGCGGCCCACTACGACACGGTAAAGAATTCCCCCGGAGCCGACGACAATGCGACGGCTGTAGCAACCGTGCTGGAAGCGGCCCGGCTGCTCGACCCGCAGGACGCGCCCGCCCGCCTGGAACTGGTGCTGTTTGACCGGGAAGAGGCGGGGCTGGAGGGCAGCGAGGCGTTTGTGGCGGAGGCGGCGCGGCGGCAGGGGGTGCGGGGCGCGGTGGTGATGGACATGATCGGCTATGGCTGCGACGTGGCGGGCTGCCAGTCCTATCCGGCGATGCTGCCGATCGCCCCACCGACGGATCGGGGCAATTTTCTGGCGGTGCTTGGCGATTTGCAACACAATCCCTACGGGCATCGCCCCCCGCTCATCCAGGCGTTTCACCAGATTGCCGATACCCCGTCTGCCGCCGTCCCCCCCGTCCTCAGCCTGGCCGTGCCGCTGCTGGGCGACCTCACTCCCGACCTCCTCCGCAGCGACCACACCCCCTTCTGGAAAGCGGGCATCAGCGCAGTGCTGCTCACCGACACCGCCAACTTCCGCAATCCCCACTATCACCAGCCCAGCGACACCCCCGACACGCTCAATACAGCGTTTTTCCTCGGTTCGGCGCGGCTGGTAGTGAAGACAGTAGACTGGCTCCTGCATGAGGGCGACTCGCAAGCGTAACTCGCAGCCATGCACTATCGCCGCTTTGGGAAAACCCATCTGCATCTGTCTGTCTTCTCGCTGGGGACGATGCGCTATCTGGCCTCGGCAGAAACGGCGCGGCAGACGGTGGAGCGGGCGATCGCCCTCGGCATCAACCACATCGAAACGGCGCGGGGCTATGGCAACAGCGAAATCTTTCTGGGCAAGGCGCTGGCGGGGCTGCGGCGGGAAGAGCGGGCAAAGCGGGAAGATCTGATCATCACCACAAAGCTGCCACCCACCATCGATGCTGATGCAATGGCGCGGGGCATTGACGAATCGCTGGCGCGGCTAGGGCTGGACTATATAGACTGCTTGGCGATTCATGGGGTGAATACGGCAGAACATCTGGCAATGTTGACGGTGGAAAGGGGCTGCATGGCGGCGGTGCGGGCGGCGATCGCCGATGGGCGTGTGCGGTGGGTGGGCTTTTCGACGCATGGGCCGCTGGATGTGATTTTGGGGGCGATCGCCACCGACCAGTTCCAGTTTGTGAACTTGCACTACAACTGGTTGTTCCAGCGCAACGCAGCCGCAGTTGAACTGGCGCACCAAAAGGACATGGGTGTGTTCATCATTTCCCCAGCGGACAAAGGCGGCCTGCTCTACACGCCGCCAGAACGATTGGACACGCTATGCCACCCCCAATCGCCGCTGCACCTGGGCTATCGCTGGCTACTCAGCGACCCGCGCATCACCACCCTCAGCCTGGGCGCAGCCAGACCAGAGGAACTGGATTGGCCCCTGGAAATGGCAGACCAAACGCACCCGCTCACAGACACAGAGGTAGAGATTTTGGAACGGCTGCGATCGCACCAATCTGCCGTCTTGGGAACCGACCAATGCAACCAGTGCTATGCCTGCCTGCCCTGCCCCGAAGACATCCATATTCCCGAAGTGCTGCGGCTGAGAAACCTGGCAGTGGCCTACGACATGACCCAATACGGCACCTACCGCTACGGTATGTTTGAAAACGCGGGACACTGGTTTCCTGGTCGCCGGGGCGATCGCTGCACCGACTGTGGCGACTGCCTGCCGCGATGTCCCGAAGCACTAGACATTCCCACTCTGCTGCGCGATGCCCATCGCCGCCTGGGCGGATCGCCGCGTCGCCGCCTCTGGGGTTAATGCCTCCGTCGCAAAAATTTGCCGCTCAGATCCCAGCAAGGCTAGCTTGGAAGCGTAGTGATTGTGGAGGGAAAAGCATGACCGATGAACGACTTGCCAGGTTTGGCTCAGGGCGATCGCTGTATTTGGCAGACCAGCTCGACCGACACGGGATTTGCCTGGAGCAGCGCAATGGCGAAACCGTCCTGCTTGACCCGCTGGGCACGCGGGTAGGGATCAAACCTACCGTGCAAGCCCTCGTCGGTGGGCTTGTGATGCTGATTGGGCTGGGGATGCTGGGGCAGGCGATCACGGGAACTAGACCCGGATGGACTGGCTTGTTGCTGCGGGGATTGTTTTTCGTCTTGGGGCCGATCGCCCTGCTGGGCGGCATTGGGATAATTCGGCGCATGATTCTTCAGCTTCAGGCGACCCGGCGGGCAGAACCCGCTGAGCTTCGGGTTTCGCCCTATCCCCTCCATCCCGGCGATTGGGTAACCGTGACATTTTCTCGCCGCTTCAAAACCCCGTCGGGCAGCAACCCCGGCAAAGTTTCGGCAATGGCCTTTGGACTGGACGTGCAGAAAGATACTACCGATGAGACATCAACTTATCGCGCTTCACCCTTCTGGATCGAAAATCTACCTGACAAAGACCTGCCCTCTGGGCTGATGCAGGTTGAACACACCTGGCAGTTTTGCCTGCCACCCGACGCGGTTCCCACAATCGAGGAGAAGACTGGCTATGGGCGGCACTGGGTCGCCTGGGGTGTTGACGTTCGGATAGAGATTAAGGGCTTTTTGAGTAGCGAATCTGCATTTTTCTTTCGGGTGGAGCCGTAAATGGTTCGGCAATACCGTCCGGGAGAGGGCGTTCGGGTGAGGGCAGTTTGGGGTCAGTCCTAATTCATATTTAGCTATTCAGCTTAGAACTTACGCAGTTGGACA
The Thermoleptolyngbya sichuanensis A183 DNA segment above includes these coding regions:
- a CDS encoding AAA family ATPase, which encodes MRDRIEQLVENLGRTIVGKSEAIRLVLVALFSGGHALLEDVPGVGKTLLAKSLARSIDGQFQRLQCTPDLLPSDVTGTNIWNPRSGEFVFMPGPVFANVVLADEINRATPRTQSALLEVMEEQQVTVDGVSRRVPTPFFVIATQNPVEYQGTFPLPEAQMDRFALSLSLGYPTELEELQMLQRLDGGSVPTEALRPCLSLEEVQALRQKCAAVHVEPHLQQYMLSLVRATRQDEEILLGVSPRGTVALHRAVQAIAFLEGRDYAIPDDVKYLAPFVLAHRLIPAGGRKARLIVDRLLHTVAIP
- a CDS encoding M28 family peptidase, producing MRIRRRWVGLWLAIALLVGLVAGLLPAGFLGESHSRPQPIALRPALSTPDINPERLLRDVQALSFVRYEAGDRQRAAEYIERSLTAAGWQVARQPFGAGEIAGENLIATRPDAPPDRPKLLLAAHYDTVKNSPGADDNATAVATVLEAARLLDPQDAPARLELVLFDREEAGLEGSEAFVAEAARRQGVRGAVVMDMIGYGCDVAGCQSYPAMLPIAPPTDRGNFLAVLGDLQHNPYGHRPPLIQAFHQIADTPSAAVPPVLSLAVPLLGDLTPDLLRSDHTPFWKAGISAVLLTDTANFRNPHYHQPSDTPDTLNTAFFLGSARLVVKTVDWLLHEGDSQA
- a CDS encoding aldo/keto reductase, which codes for MHYRRFGKTHLHLSVFSLGTMRYLASAETARQTVERAIALGINHIETARGYGNSEIFLGKALAGLRREERAKREDLIITTKLPPTIDADAMARGIDESLARLGLDYIDCLAIHGVNTAEHLAMLTVERGCMAAVRAAIADGRVRWVGFSTHGPLDVILGAIATDQFQFVNLHYNWLFQRNAAAVELAHQKDMGVFIISPADKGGLLYTPPERLDTLCHPQSPLHLGYRWLLSDPRITTLSLGAARPEELDWPLEMADQTHPLTDTEVEILERLRSHQSAVLGTDQCNQCYACLPCPEDIHIPEVLRLRNLAVAYDMTQYGTYRYGMFENAGHWFPGRRGDRCTDCGDCLPRCPEALDIPTLLRDAHRRLGGSPRRRLWG